In one Brassica oleracea var. oleracea cultivar TO1000 chromosome C9, BOL, whole genome shotgun sequence genomic region, the following are encoded:
- the LOC106318388 gene encoding xyloglucan endotransglucosylase/hydrolase protein 22, with the protein MANSYFLPLFLSLTFISSVSANFQRDVEITWGDGRGQIKNNGELLTLSLDKSSGSGFQSKNEYLFGKIDMQMKLVPGNSAGTVTTLYLKSPGTTWDEIDFEFLGNLSGDPYTLHTNVYTQGKGDKEQQFKLWFDPTADFHTYTILWNPQRIIFTVDGTPIREFKNMESVGTLFPKNQPMRMYSSLWNADDWATRGGLVKTDWSKAPFTASYRGFNQEACVWSNGKSSCPNGSGQGTTGSWLSQELDSTAQERMRWVQKNYMIYNYCTDTKRFPQGLPKECLAA; encoded by the exons ATGGCAAATAGTTACTTCCTTCCTCTGTTTCTTTCTCTTACCTTCATCTCTTCTGTCTCAGCTAACTTCCAAAGAGACGTTGAGATCACATGGGGAGATGGTCGTGGACAGATCAAGAACAATGGAGAGCTTCTCACTTTGTCTCTAGACAAATCCTCTGGCTCTGGATTCCAATCCAAGAATGAGTACTTGTTCGGTAAAATCGACATGCAGATGAAACTCGTCCCTGGTAACTCCGCAGGAACAGTCACAACACTCTAC TTGAAATCACCCGGAACAACATGGGACGAGATTGACTTCGAGTTCTTAGGGAACCTAAGTGGAGATCCTTACACACTTCACACAAATGTCTACACACAAGGCAAAGGAGACAAAGAACAGCAGTTCAAACTCTGGTTCGACCCAACAGCTGATTTCCACACTTACACCATTCTATGGAACCCACAACGAATCATTTTCACAGTCGATGGAACTCCCATTAGAGAATTCAAGAACATGGAATCTGTTGGTACTCTATTTCCCAAGAACCAACCAATGAGAATGTATTCTAGTCTCTGGAACGCTGATGATTGGGCCACTAGAGGTGGTTTGGTCAAAACCGATTGGTCTAAAGCTCCTTTCACTGCTTCTTACCGTGGCTTCAACCAAGAAGCTTGTGTTTGGTCAAACGGCAAGTCATCTTGTCCTAATGGCTCGGGACAGGGGACCACTGGTTCGTGGCTGTCGCAGGAGCTTGACTCAACGGCTCAAGAAAGGATGAGATGGGTACAGAAGAACTACATGATCTACAACTATTGCACGGATACGAAGAGATTCCCTCAAGGTCTTCCTAAAGAGTGCTTAGCTGCATAG
- the LOC106318547 gene encoding calmodulin-binding protein 60 B-like, with product MNRNKRSLDGNNGDDGDHPERKRPALASVIVEALKVDSLQKLCSSLEPILRRVVSEEVERALAKLGPARLTGSSGSGSGSGSSPKRIEGPDGRNLRLQFRSRLSLPLFTGGRVEGEQGAAIHVVLIDANTGRAVVYGPEASAKLEVVVLEGDFNNEDDEGWTQEEFESHVVKERQGKRPLLTGDLYVTLKEGVGTLGELVFTDNSSWIRSRKFRLGLRVASGCCDGMRIREAKTEAFIVKDHRGELYKKHYPPALNDDVWRLEKIGKDGAFHKKLNAAGIFTVEDFLRTMVRDSARLRTILGSGMSNKMWDALVEHAKTCVLSGKLYIYYAEDSRNVGVVFNNIYELSGLISGDQYYSADSLTESQKVYVDGLVKKAYDNWNLVIEYDGKSLIDMKQPQRSGITQADEANYSTAAINHPMQMAGHSSSVPANQPPVLSDFAIGGYDQTMATRYPLNPQLVVSNPRAQFEVASGATTQDQLMGNLHQGQSSMNNQNMNGMLALGPPQASTSGYQNINSSSVQQANLNPFEDWSNHRERGAEEFFSEEEIRLRSHEMLENEDMQQFLRLFSMGGGGGGGNGSATHLQEDGYTFPSFLHTPMQGYDEDRGRSGRAVVGWLKIKAAMRWGFFIRRKAAERRAQIVELDDDDEE from the exons ATGAATAGAAATAAAAGGAGTTTGGATGGTAACAACGGTGATGATGGTGATCACCCTGAAAGAAAACGTCCTGCTCTTGCTAG TGTGATTGTAGAGGCTCTGAAAGTAGACAGTTTGCAGAAGCTTTGCTCTTCTTTGGAACCTATTCTCCGCCGAGTT GTCAGTGAGGAAGTCGAACGTGCTTTGGCCAAATTAGGCCCTGCTAGGCTTACTGGAAG TTCTGGGTCTGGGTCTGGGTCTGGGTCTTCTCCAAAGCGAATTGAAGGTCCCGATGGCCGGAACTTACGGTTACAGTTCAGGTCTAGGTTATCTCTCCCCTTATTCACAGGAGGAAGAGTTGAAGGAGAGCAGGGTGCTGCAATCCATGTCGTCTTGATTGATGCCAACACTGGGCGCGCCGTGGTATATGGTCCAGAGGCTTCTGCAAAGCTTGAGGTTGTTGTGCTTGAGGGTGACTTCAACAATGAAGATGATGAAGGCTGGACACAGGAAGAATTTGAAAGCCATGTCGTGAAAGAGCGTCAAGGGAAGAGGCCGTTGCTGACTGGAGATTTGTATGTTACTCTCAAGGAAGGGGTTGGAACTTTGGGCGAGCTGGTTTTCACCGATAACTCGAGTTGGATTCGGAGTAGGAAGTTCAGGCTTGGTTTGAGGGTTGCTTCTGGGTGTTGTGATGGCATGCGCATACGTGAGGCAAAGACTGAAGCTTTCATTGTTAAAGATCACAGGGGAGAAT TGTACAAGAAGCATTATCCACCTGCTCTGAATGATGATGTGTGGAGACTCGAGAAGATTGGTAAGGATGGTGCATTCCATAAGAAGCTTAATGCTGCAGGAATATTCACTGTAGAAGACTTTCTGAGAACAATGGTCAGAGATTCTGCAAGATTACGTACT ATTCTCGGAAGTGGAATGTCAAACAAAATGTGGGATGCACTAGTAGAGCACGCCAAGACGTGTGTCCTGAGCGGTAAGCTTTATATCTACTATGCTGAGGATTCGAGGAATGTCGGCGTTGTGTTCAATAATATCTATGAGCTAAGTGGTCTCATTTCCGGAGACCAATACTACTCTGCTGATTCTCTTACTGAAAGCCAAAAG GTATATGTTGATGGGCTGGTGAAGAAAGCATATGACAACTGGAACTTAGTCATAGAGTATGATGGAAAATCTCTCATAGACATGAAGCAGCCTCAGAGATCGGGTATTACTCAAGCTGATGAGGCTAATTACTCAACTGCTGCCATTAACCATCCAATGCAGATGGCAGGGCATTCATCCTCAGTGCCGGCTAATCAACCTCCAGTGCTTTCTGATTTTGCTATTGGAG GGTATGATCAAACTATGGCGACAAGGTATCCTCTGAATCCTCAGCTTGTAGTCTCCAACCCGAGAGCACAATTTGAGGTTGCTTCCGGCGCAACAACTCAGGATCAGCTCATGGGAAATCTACATCAAGGTCAAAGCTCCATGAACAATCAAAACATGAACGGTATGCTTGCTCTCGGTCCTCCACAGGCATCCACGAGTGGATACCAAAACATCAACTCTTCTTCAGTCCAACAGGCAAATCTCAATCCTTTTGAAGACTGGTCGAACCACCGTGAGAGAGGAGCGGAAGAGTTCTTCTCAGAGGAAGAGATCCGTCTGAGAAGCCACGAAATGCTGGAGAACGAGGACATGCAACAGTTCCTCCGCCTATTCAGCATGGGAGGAGGAGGGGGAGGAGGTAATGGCTCTGCTACACATTTGCAGGAAGATGGGTATACTTTCCCGTCGTTTCTACACACGCCTATGCAGGGTTATGATGAAGACCGTGGTCGATCAGGCAGAGCTGTTGTTGGGTGGCTTAAGATAAAGGCAGCAATGAGATGGGGTTTCTTCATCAGGAGGAAAGCTGCTGAGAGGCGTGCACAGATTGTAGAGCTGGATGATGATGACGAAGAATAG
- the LOC106318387 gene encoding xyloglucan endotransglucosylase/hydrolase protein 22-like, which translates to MAHSYFLPLFLSLIVISSVSANFHRDVEITWGDGRGQITNNGELLTLSLDKSSGSGFQSKNEYLFGKIDMQMKLVPGNSAGTVTTLYLKSPGTTWDEIDFEFLGNLSGDPYTLHTNVYTQGKGDKEQQFKLWFDPTADFHTYTILWNPQRIIFTVDGTPIREFKNMESVGTLFPKNQPMRMYSSLWNADDWATRGGLVKTDWSKAPFTASYRGFNQEACVWSNGKSSCPNGSGQGTSGSWLSQELDSTAQERMRWVQKNYMIYNYCTDTKRFPQGLPKECLAA; encoded by the exons ATGGCACACAGTTACTTCCTTCCTTTGTTTCTCTCTCTTATAGTCATCTCCTCTGTTTCAGCTAATTTCCATAGAGACGTTGAGATCACTTGGGGAGATGGACGTGGACAGATCACAAACAATGGAGAGCTTCTCACTTTGTCTCTAGACAAATCCTCTGGCTCTGGATTCCAATCCAAGAATGAGTACTTGTTCGGTAAAATCGACATGCAGATGAAACTCGTCCCTGGTAACTCCGCAGGAACAGTCACAACACTCTAC TTGAAATCACCCGGAACAACATGGGACGAGATTGACTTCGAGTTCTTAGGGAACCTAAGTGGAGATCCTTACACACTTCACACAAATGTCTACACACAAGGCAAAGGAGACAAAGAACAGCAGTTCAAACTCTGGTTCGACCCAACAGCTGATTTCCACACTTACACCATTCTATGGAACCCACAACGAATCATTTTCACAGTCGATGGAACTCCCATTAGAGAATTCAAGAACATGGAATCTGTTGGTACTCTATTTCCCAAGAACCAACCAATGAGAATGTATTCTAGTCTCTGGAACGCTGATGATTGGGCCACTAGAGGTGGTTTGGTCAAAACCGATTGGTCTAAAGCTCCTTTCACTGCTTCTTACCGTGGCTTCAACCAAGAAGCTTGTGTTTGGTCAAACGGCAAGTCATCTTGTCCTAATGGCTCGGGACAGGGGACCAGTGGCTCGTGGCTGTCCCAGGAGCTTGATTCAACGGCTCAAGAAAGGATGAGATGGGTGCAGAAGAACTACATGATCTACAACTATTGCACGGATACGAAGAGATTTCCTCAAGGTCTTCCAAAAGAGTGCTTAGCTGCATAG
- the LOC106316170 gene encoding probable xyloglucan endotransglucosylase/hydrolase protein 25 — MDRHSTLIISILLTALTTTFFSPVYAGTFDRDFDITWGGGRGKVLNNGELLTLSLDRASGSGFQSKKEYLFGKIDMQIKLVPGNSAGTVTTYYLKSKGDTWDEIDFEFLGNLTGDPYVMHTNVYTKGKGDREQQFHLWFDPTADFHTYSVLWNHHHIVFLVDGIPIRQFKNLEHRRIPYPKMQPMRLYSSLWNADQWATRGGLVKTDWSKAPFTASYRNFRADACVSHTGKPSCPAGSPRWLSHRFDLTAENNMRVVQRKFMVYNYCTDSKRFPQGFPKECGIH, encoded by the exons ATGGACCGTCATTCCACTTTGATCATATCTATATTACTCACCGCTTTGACCACAACCTTCTTCTCTCCGGTTTATGCCGGAACTTTCGACAGAGACTTCGATATCACTTGGGGTGGTGGTCGTGGGAAAGTCCTAAACAATGGAGAGCTTCTCACTCTTTCTCTCGATAGAGCCTCCGGATCTGGATTCCAATCCAAGAAAGAGTATTTGTTCGGAAAAATAGATATGCAGATCAAACTCGTCCCTGGAAACTCTGCCGGAACCGTCACTACCTACTAT CTGAAGTCGAAAGGTGATACGTGGGACGAGATAGATTTCGAGTTTCTGGGTAATCTAACTGGTGATCCGTATGTGATGCATACAAATGTGTATACTAAAGGCAAAGGTGATAGAGAACAACAATTTCATCTCTGGTTCGATCCAACGGCTGATTTTCACACTTACTCTGTTCTATGGAACCATCATCACATCGT TTTCTTGGTTGATGGAATTCCGATAAGACAATTCAAGAACCTAGAACATAGGAGAATTCCATATCCAAAAATGCAGCCAATGAGGCTCTACTCGAGTCTCTGGAACGCGGACCAGTGGGCTACGAGAGGAGGGCTTGTTAAGACCGACTGGTCCAAGGCGCCATTCACCGCTTCTTACAGAAACTTTAGAGCGGACGCATGTGTCTCGCACACTGGAAAACCATCTTGCCCAGCCGGTTCACCAAGATGGTTGTCTCATAGGTTTGATCTAACGGCGGAAAATAATATGAGGGTAGTGCAGAGGAAGTTCATGGTTTATAACTATTGTACGGATTCCAAGAGGTTTCCTCAAGGATTTCCTAAGGAGTGTGGTATTCACTAG